One Mercurialis annua linkage group LG3, ddMerAnnu1.2, whole genome shotgun sequence DNA window includes the following coding sequences:
- the LOC126673698 gene encoding uncharacterized protein LOC126673698 yields MTAPYESSWADQWDNGPDPVYDDQNKKNSSSNNNTSKYKQKVGEGFEKTKAVASTGVKKVKEGTLTGFHWIKDKYTHKKNTQKH; encoded by the coding sequence ATGACCGCTCCTTACGAATCATCATGGGCCGATCAATGGGACAACGGTCCTGATCCCGTCTACGATGATCAGAACAAGAAAAACAGCAGCAGCAACAACAACACAAGCAAATACAAGCAGAAGGTAGGAGAAGGGTTTGAAAAAACTAAAGCAGTGGCTTCAACTGGTGTGAAGAAGGTTAAAGAAGGGACTCTTACTGGTTTTCATTGGATTAAAGACAAATATACTCACAAAAAGAATACCCAGAAACATTAA